From the genome of Phlebotomus papatasi isolate M1 chromosome 2, Ppap_2.1, whole genome shotgun sequence:
CTAAGGATCGGGATACAGTGGGTTGGTCTAGCTAGAAACAGATGGGACCCGTCATTCGAAAGATCTCTATAGCatatacaatatatactaaaattccatcgaaatcgcttcataaacaccggAAATATGGTCCAGtcgagaaattttcgattatagctcAAGTTAGGAAATATTGAGGGAGAACTGcaacccaccgttggaaaggtctcgacctcagctacaacatactaaaatttaaagaaaaagcatcgtcttgttttcgaaatattcgcaatcgatttttcgattaatcggactttcgattaaatcggatgaaattagAGTGTGATAAAGgccgtacagtagactctcactcaatcggctctttctcaatcgggcgtcaaattttgttgacagttttcacgcttaattatgaagctaatttgctcaaattcgctgtagttcttcctattttatcgtgattctttatgattgagcactttttgtggaatttacaaaggctttgacgctaaattctatcgctaaaccggatgacattttgccccatattcacgattgagagagagtctactgtagtactccacgagagctttccaaaacaccatttttttttcaaattccgttaattagaaccggagacaTGGCCATTTGaagattgaatttttgaccccttctagcaCGGGTCAGGGGGGTTCCggtaccttaagtttggtactgatcgaaagctcttagttccagctataacatactaaaatttgagatttatcgatgccataggggctgagttattaagCAAACAAAGTTTGGTGTTTCAAAATGACGGAGGAGAGGGTGGGGGGGGATTGAACCCGATATAATTTAAGTCTAGcggcccatcgacatttaacctttgttAAAAATCGCTTGTCGATacctctctccgttctctctccagaagtggctATACGGCGGACGaacagacggacggacggacgggacgggacgtccaagaaaatcgatttttggcgcatattCATGGGTGTCAAACGTGTACAGTAATCCCTGAGAGcaggaccaaaatgtcacacggattttgagattgatatacatcaaattgtttgaaatccaacggtTTTTGTGTTTATATTGGAAATTTGtggagtgaatcctgacctgTGGGCCTATTCTGCTGTTGAAACGGAGCTTATCACGCCTAAAAATCACGATTTTGCTTGATGCAAATACACATCATACACAGAACTTTGACTCTGTGTGCGTGGAGATTTGGCGTTTTCAGCGACATAGCATGTGTAGTAGTgaggaaaaatcgtgaaaatggcttttattttaaaaatcacgcaaattttatctcgcgagctcctggaggtcccgagatgaaaaattaaatgcatttgagGTGGAAAATTGCTGTTTAACGCAATGAAATAgttattaatattctttctattaattttaagaaatatataattcccaagttttccaattttccatatAAGTCCCTATTAGTAGTTATGTTTCGATTTCAACGTTAATGtatgttcaaagaaaagtcctaATTTGTGACaatatgttttgtaaaaaacattgttgttttgcaaataaaggagaaggagtcaaaggtcaaatccgtgttcattttttatctaaaatataaactatgaaaatgataaaaatcatGGTTAATtccaccaagttgataaataatttcaaagaaaataagccAAGCTTATTTTAACAGAACAATACCTTGTGGAAAGTggcgaaaatttataatattgtattttcatacAATGCAATGATCGGAACCATCTTAGAGTAAATTCTACAGAATTCAGCAAAAATTTGCCGGATGGGTGactttgtaattaatttttgcGATGGTGGCGACGGTAGATGCTTCGATCTGACTACTTACTCcgggaaaacaaattttctttcacaaaatctacGAAATTTCAGACCAATCACTCATAAACAATACCCATCAAAACTTCGTTCTATAATTccgtgttttttcttctttttttccagcTACATACTCAAGAGTATAAGTTTCATGCTGTGAAaaaattactgctaaatttaTGAATACCAATTCTGACACATCCGTATAAAATATTTGCgacaattcataatttatatgaattactttcaaaatttgtacACCATTTCCAACTTAATATTTCCCCCTTGCCTGTGATTTCTCGAGGTTTTACAGAAACACatagggtaaattggtacaagttggacaatggcaaaagttggaaaatttcgctgggacaagttggacaggcaattttttcttgataaatacagtactaaattttaattagtatatttttctatgttatagtttaattatttggttccttgtgcggcaaataaagtgaaaatccattcatatgaataagatttaacgtataaaattctcacctcaattgacagtgtaacttttcaccgtcgaaaaaatacatcgatcggccattttttcctaataaaaacacaagaagagtgactttggtttttcggttctgttgacatttctcaatatttctggcaaattttagtggaataaagtgtttaatctcgatagttaacggtacgtaatggttttatttgatataattactaactgtatgaagaaaaagtgcttatttgaagcgtgagcaaaagtgacaagttggacatccggagatacgattgtattgcaggggttttctttttatttcagatgggtaaaaaggcaaataaattgaaaaagtacaaatcctatactcaagaccaagtgaacaaagcactggaagcttttcgtcaaggaaagtcactaagtcaggtgtcagtattatttggggtgccaaggacaacactttttaataaactGACCGGGGaatgtccggaagaatgctctgggggaaggcctcctacgctgccaaaaagatatagaagatgagctcgttgaatggattttaggatgcagtgacaagtggcatcctataacaaaagatcaagtcctcaacactgtgcaaattatttataagaagttcaagattgtcaacgagttcaccgatggaaggccaggatactcttggttcaagagctttttgaacagatacccagaattgagacttcgtacaccagaagcatacacaacccaaagagctggtattaccactgagtggtttgagaaaactcatgaatatttaaaatccaaagatcttctggaacttcctcctgatcgcgtctttaatcttgacgaaacgggtgtaatgctttcgcccaaaggtggacaggtatctattattattctatggagtttttaaattcatgtttgaagttctttgtgacaattcgtgtgattaaagaaaactaaaagaagaggttatggaaaaaaaaaaggaattagacttcagaaacaggaagaaaggctcaaaataaaagaagaaaaggagcaaagcaagaaaattaaaatatccaagaaaaagatttaataaataatatatatctaagccttaatgttttttactttttaattatacactttaccctagtggtataattgattcagtttgtatggcattcagtaaaaaatcttgaaacttgcacaaccttcccctacgcattgtccaaattcccacgtccaacttgtcccaccctgtccaaattatattgttttgcactcacgaatttttcttgtatttaagaacttttcaaactgtttttcaagaatttccatgaaacggtaatattctagaagaatcaaggagcaaatttatgtatgtcatcagggaaaaatgtatttataatgtctttaatcttgtatcaaagttcgagcctctggaaattgttccaatttatgcaacttaccctaGTGAAAATTAtagattaaaagagaaaatcattgaaaattttaattttcttgcttggcACAGTAATTGcaagaaaacttattaaaattggctaaatttatgaaatagaatgtccaacggtaattattttgaaatttcatcacgCAGCCAAAGAGCGAATGAGAGAGTGCGTGCGAAAGCAAGAGTGTGCTCAAGATTGACAACTGCAGTGGAGTTAAATGTAGTTGACGGATTTTTCCagagtttttcgcgaattttctttGTTGGTAAGTCAAAGGACAACAATTTTAGTCTCGTGATAGGTGTTTGTATACTTTACAGTGAttattttgttcacaatttcatttaatgtggGCCGAAGCCAGCCTCACACACACAAGCACTATCACGAAATTAGTGATAAATCTGCGTTTCACAGTAGAATAAGGGCCCTGATCTATtcgacattctctctaaacgtattgtccaaaaaagttacaataaGAAATAATTACTGTaaatagagcacatttgctttaacaaaaaatccCAAAACGGGGACAatctgtcaacaaaattttgaaaattcaactgtctcacggattttttttatgaagatTTTTATACGGATTTTTggaaagagtccacggataagtaAGAGTCTCCTGTAagtccaaaatttgggcccaatCTGATCGaggttgtaaagaatctcagctaattaacCCCAAACTGTTATACATTAAGGGCTtaagatcatcgattagaggtcctttgtaTATCGACGCtttcattccatactatgctatctcagaatgacaacttttcaggagagccatttgaagttggcgatttcctaggctgtctgtgtaatttttttcgaagaaatatctcgttacccgaacgttggatgaccaccaaattttcaccagttgtagatctcggtctcaggaacaacatatctctcggagtaatataaagctaagtcgacttagcatagtatggaatggaaccgtcgatatattTACTTTACCTactcctttactgccaaattttacaggctaaatgttTTCGAGGATCCGCCTGTGTCTTATATGGGTACTAAACAAATGGCTAAACTTACGGAGAGGACACGCtggaacattttttaaagagaatGTGAAGCgacttcaaaaattgaaatgtaatcGAGTTTCCTCAATGCatgtgttttttatttgttctccaGAGTTCCCggagtgtaaataaaatttagtgacAGTTTTTAAGGCCAGGAATACCTTTTTGGCCAAGAACTAGAGTGAATAGTGTTTAGTGATGAAGTACAGTGCTATGGGGTGTACAAATAAATTTCCATGATCAGTGAAAAGCTTGAGGATGAGTTTCTTTTAGTGAGTATATCTTGAACTTTCTTTTTAATTGTTGAGACTGGgtcaaaagtcacaaaacggatatttagtTTTTTAGAAACTACtcgagcgccccagaaatttctaattaacgcagttttataggaaatttttagTGGTCCTAGTCAATCATGGTCCTAGgtcaagtggtcgtttttaataaaaagatttcttgagaaaataatctttgttaaattctaaaatagatagcggtttCGTATGCAAAGAacccaaatcatttaggaaataaccaccagttcataaattttgaataattaataattgatataatcttcaaggaaaatatttcaaaaatagggctaaaaatttcaacatttttttattttctaaattccttgttcgaattctaacactgagaaaaaaagagggtgcgattaacattttttcctcagaactttaacactttttaggtgtaaaaatatgtcaacattttttaatgttaattttacacctttttaagggtaaaactaacatgaaaaagggtacctttaacccctaatacacctaaaaagggtatatttacaccgattttggatcaatactgcagggtaaaaataacatttccggaattctattttaactctttcagaTTTCCCTCAAtgaagaaacatacaacatcgaagaaggcctatggaggctatctatggaaaaaatttaaagccgctatcttatttatcttggaagatattgagttttgatattttcgatttgtgactttttgccccagtctcccatatTCTATTTTTTCCGTTTCACTTACCCCAAAATAAGCAAGGATTTCTCAGGAAATTGTACTTCAGGCAGTTTAATGCTCCTGGACGTCTGCTCAGCACCAACAATTGTGTAGCCTTGTCGTTTCATTTCAGCACAGAAATCAATCAATTGCCACTTTTTCACTTCTTCAAGCATCAGCCACTTTTCAGCGGACATACTTAGGGCGAGAAATTGTGAATTCTCAACATCACGCAATGAATTGAGTATGAATTTCTGAACTCCAAAGATTTCACACGTTCTGGCCAGTCCACCGAGATTGGGATGGTTATCCACTAGAGAGGCACACACAATCAATCCAGATGACTTCCTCTCATCTTCATGCCCAAATTCTTCTGGTGGAACTATTTTTGTCTGGATATTTTCGTAGGTTTCCTGTACCGAAGTCACTCCTGGAGCTTGCTTTTGCTGCCATGGATGTACAATGGTTTTCAAATCCTCCTCACCATTGCAGTATGAGACAATTTCAGTCTCTGCAACTCCGGTTATTCGCGGAATATCTCTGAAGATGTACGTTGGACTTAGGAGGTAGTTTTCATTGAGAAAGTTGAAACGGAAATCGCTTTTGAGTCGTTCCATGTTCTTTTCAGGATTACCACTCAATTCATAGAATGAGAACAGGAGGGATTTGGTGATGTATTTCTCTTGTGGTTGGGATTGAGTGTCGGAGAggagtttgtgaatttttaagatGGCAATTTGAGCATAGAGACGACATGAGAAATTCTGACCCATTGTCCATGGATAAATGGCATTGAAGCATGTTCTGCAGAAGTCCGGGGAGTTTTTCTTCCTGCACAGGAGGTATAGGATGCAGAAAATTGACTGAGCTGAGTGCATTTTGAGATGTTTTGCTGATTTTAGCATCTCCGTGAGGTGAGAGATAGTTTCGTCTGGGATTGTCTGAGCCACAATGAGTTCCAAAATGTAAAGGATACTCGGTTGATTGGCTTCATTCAGCAGGAATTCAAGATATTCCGGACGCCAGATATTTGTATGATGGACAATTGCTGCAATCCCTTGGATAATTCTCAATTTTGTTAAGTGATAATGGGAATTTGGATAGTACATCGCTTTTGTCTTTGACAGGGCATCGTACTTCTTCAGAAGTTCTTCGAGAACGGGTTTGTACTTCTTAGAATTCACTACAAAATCGACTATTTCAAACTGAAGATCTCTCAAGGGTGAATTCTTCGTGAGAAAAGAAGCGTCGACACCTTCTCGCGAAGACAGAAGATTGGCCAAAAGTTCAAGATTCAAGAATGGAAGTTTCTCTGCAATTGCCTTAGTTATTTCCGGTGAATTTAACGAAATATCCTGCAGGAGTTTTTCTATCGTTATCGATATTGGAATATCTTTTGTTGGGAAGCATTCAATGAAGGAACTGCAGTACAGTGAAAATTGAGATTTTCCTCTGTAGGCCATCATTTCTTTGTAGGACAAATCAAGGAGGCGTTTAACAATTACTTTCTGCTTCTGCGAAATATTGAAGAAGTACAGAAACTTGAACAGGAACATGGTATTGCAGAAATCTTCTCCACATTCGAGCCTTCTTCCAATAATCTCAAGGATGACGTCAGAATCAAGAGGTTGGGTAGCATCGGGAACGttccaaaatttttgaattacttGGAAGACTAATTCAAAAAGGACCTTTTCGTAGAGCAACTTGAGTGCTCTTGAACAGGGTTCAAActcatttcttgaaaaattgctATTGATGAAGTCCTTCCACATGTCAGAACTGGGATATTTCGCTCCTGACTTGAGAATCAGAAGCGTaacaaatttctttttgaagGAACACCCTTGgaatttttcaaacaattcAGCGGTCTTTTCTTCAttgatttcacaatttttcttatCAACCAGTTCAGCTAACTTCACCAAATCTCTTTCCTCGAAGTCATTAGCATGATTAAGTATTTCAAGGATATTTCCATTAAACTCTTTGATAAGATCTCGAGGGGCTTctgataaaattttgcaattaattgCATCCTGACAAGTTTTGAGGAACTCTTCGTCCTTCGGGGAACCTTCTATAATTCTTTTCAGGATAATCACTTTATCCTCGTCTTTTAGGGATTTCTCTACCTTTTTAACGAATTTCAGCAAAAGCAATATAATGGTTCTCTTGGTCAAGTGATCCATCTGAAGGCTGTAGATATTCCCTACAATTTTCCTGAAGATTAATCCTCCATCAACTAGATCTAAATCTTCCAAATATTCCTCCTCTTTCGGGATATACGTAAGGATAGAATATAGAGGAAAAGCCAGCCAGGAAATTTCAGCAACTTTCTTTAGGCTTGCTCTCCAATTCCACCTAAAAGCTTTCCTAGAAAACTTCTCACAAATTTCTGATTCTTCCCGGTGAATAGTATTTTGATTTAGCGCTAAAAACGCATTTGGAAGTAGATCATCAATGATCAAATTGAAATCTTCTCTCAAGATCAGATACTCAAGAACAGGCTTAAGAATCAACTTGTTCTGAGTCCCTAGGCAACTACGAAGGAGTAGCTTCTGCCACTTTCCCGGAACTCCTTCAGTTCGAGGTAGCATCTTGATTGCCGGACAGATCAAATGACTCTGATTTTGTTCGACTGAACTGAGAATTGTAATGAGGTATCTAAAACCTAAAACCTCCTCTTCCTTTCCACCTGAACTATTTTGCAAAAAGTCAATATagttttttagtgaaaaaagtgCTTTCTTCTTCACAGATTCATCTTTTGATTCACAGCCTCGGTAAATAACTTCAGGAATGAGTTTCTGAACATCTTCCATTGATGTCCTTAGCAGTGGCTTCAggagaaacaataaaatttccagGATACAACTATCCTGAGTGGAAATTAAATACTTCCTAATTTTTTCCATCACAGGATTATCCTGAGGAACTACCTCAAGTATAAGACAGAGATTCCGTAAGATAGAAATACGTAGATTTTCGTTATCATTCTCCATCAAAACATCAATAATTTTGCTAGATGTTATGTACTCTATCAACCAAGAAATATCCTCTTCCGATTTTCGCAAAAGACTTCCCTGAACTACCATCTCAAATGCATGCACTCTTAATTCCTCCAATTCAAACTTGAGGTTTAGGATTCGGCCTGGATTAATCACAGTACATATCTTTAAGATCTTAAGGACATGATATCGACCTTCAGCTCCTATTTCCTGATACTGCTTCTCTAGGTTTCCCCAGAACATTGAAGAATCATAGAGAAGATTACACTCTTCCGGAGGAAGCTCTACTCCTGCTTTTGCATACCATTCCAGGATTAAGCTATATGCTTCAATCGTTATTGCCTGGCAATCCTCAAACTCTTTCAGAAATGTTTCCCTGTCCTGAGAATACTCCATAATCTTACCAACAACAGCAGGATTTATAGAATTAGATCTTTGCCAATTTGGAAGCTCCATTCTGggaatttgaggttagaataACTCTGCACTTTTTGTTCCAAATTTCTTCACAAAATAGCCAATATACACCATATACAGTCTACATTAAAGTATTATGCACTTTTATCGTTAAtgatatcacaaaaatatttttttttattgattcaacTACAATAACCACGACTTTGGATTTTTGTACAAACAGCGCTTGAACATGTACTGACAAGACGCGACATAAATGTCATGCGCATCGTTAGGGATTTGAACACGTGCCTggaattattgaaattttccgtgaaaatttcttgaatttcattttacgtttgcttaaatttaaaattataatataaaatgaaattcacgaaattttctcggaaattaaaaagtttggcgtttttttttacatattatataaaaaataaataaataaaacgccAATCTTTTTAACTGCTTTCATTAACTTCAgatcttaataaaatttctaaCGAGAAAACACACGTAGGTATTTCATATTCTTTCGCTCAACGTCGAGCAGAGAGGTTGCCCAGGGGAGCGGGCTGTGCCTATGCTCCTCGGCCAGAGGAGCAGTCTTTGGACTCCTCACCTCGGGGAGGGGGTTATACCTCCAGAAAATCAagtaaaaagtgtgaaaagctcatgtaaggtaaagtacccttactcgaccgggttcctctattcgactggtctggtgggtcaatttttgaatatttgatggtgaatttcatcaatttctatgaatttgtcactgattcgtattatttaaagaataattgacctattaatgttagatcatacacaaaatattatagcaaatataattaaattgaataaataaatctaccggtcgaatagaggaaccggtcgaataaagggtactttaccttatatgaaATCCGGCCGAAAACTTGATGATAATAGAGAGAACACGGAAATTTCGACCtggttcttctcctcctttattttctAGCCAACGTTTCAGAGCTGAATGGCgccttcctcaggtatgaaaATTTGTGGGAACAGGGTGTCagggatttttttctatcaCTTTTACTTCACTGGACGATGTACACATGAAGGTGGTCAGACTGGGATTCCCAGTCCAACTGGGAGAACAAAAATTGTTCACTGgaatcgcctaaattggcttaagtcgggAAAAAGCTTCCACTTCACGAATAATTGTAATTGTTAtctatgttttgtggatactagTGAATGCTAAACCTTGTTTCGTTTAGTGTGTCAAGAACTGAATTGGCTATGAACAAGCTCAGTTGTCTCTGGACTTttgtcgtaagtgtatctagggcatcaCATGGCAAAAGCTCATAACCTATTAATACTTATTACATTAGCCTTATTAGGTTTCGTCGTTGAAAtcgaaaaaatacaagaaaatgtgaaaatctttattcgaaaatgaaacttcaaaCTAATGTAGAAGACTTGCAAAatgaaaaaacaattgaatattttagtGACTTTTGCCGTGTGTTTTGATTTAAATATCTGGTATtgctatttttgtaattttagttagttttactgctcgaactcagagAGAGAACAgctatataatcgtcttttttaaCAAATTGTCACCGCTCTGgagtttaaacggtaaaagatatcatcTTCCGGTCTTTGATGATCCGATCTTAAGTAGACATTATCTCGGACAGTGTTTTTCATTTTCCCCTATCTTTCCTCCATCCCCTCCCCTCTGCAAAACATGTTTTTgtcttggtttttctcaaagcattttcaatgattttcagatatgttttagaggtagtccagaaTCCAGACGAATAGTTTGTCCAAACACACttctgaccggaaaattcgacattttgAAATATCGAATTCAATGCANNNNNNNNNNNNNNNNNNNNNNNNNNNNNNNNNNNNNNNNNNNNNNNNNNNNNNNNNNNNNNNNNNNNNNNNNNNNNNNNNNNNNNNNNNNNNNNNNNNNNNNNNNNNNNNNNNNNNNNNNNNNNNNNNNNNNNNNNNNNNNNNNNNNNNNNNNNNNNNNNNNNNNNNNNNNNNNNNNNNNNNNNNNNNNNNNNNNNNNNNNNNNNNNNNNNNNNNNNNNNNNNNNNNNNNNNNNNNNNNNNNNNNNNNNNNNNNNNNNNNNNNNNNNNNNNNNNNNNNNNNNNNNNNNNNNNNNNNNNNNNNNNNNNNNNNNNNNNNNNNNNNNNNNNNNNNNNNNNNNNNNNNNNNNNNNNNNNNNNNNNNNNNNNNNNNNNNNNNNNNNNNNNNNNNNNNNNNNNNNNNNNNNNNN
Proteins encoded in this window:
- the LOC129803411 gene encoding uncharacterized protein LOC129803411, giving the protein MELPNWQRSNSINPAVVGKIMEYSQDRETFLKEFEDCQAITIEAYSLILEWYAKAGVELPPEECNLLYDSSMFWGNLEKQYQEIGAEGRYHVLKILKICTVINPGRILNLKFELEELRVHAFEMVVQGSLLRKSEEDISWLIEYITSSKIIDVLMENDNENLRISILRNLCLILEVVPQDNPVMEKIRKYLISTQDSCILEILLFLLKPLLRTSMEDVQKLIPEVIYRGCESKDESVKKKALFSLKNYIDFLQNSSGGKEEEVLGFRYLITILSSVEQNQSHLICPAIKMLPRTEGVPGKWQKLLLRSCLGTQNKLILKPVLEYLILREDFNLIIDDLLPNAFLALNQNTIHREESEICEKFSRKAFRWNWRASLKKVAEISWLAFPLYSILTYIPKEEEYLEDLDLVDGGLIFRKIVGNIYSLQMDHLTKRTIILLLLKFVKKVEKSLKDEDKVIILKRIIEGSPKDEEFLKTCQDAINCKILSEAPRDLIKEFNGNILEILNHANDFEERDLVKLAELVDKKNCEINEEKTAELFEKFQGCSFKKKFVTLLILKSGAKYPSSDMWKDFINSNFSRNEFEPCSRALKLLYEKVLFELVFQVIQKFWNVPDATQPLDSDVILEIIGRRLECGEDFCNTMFLFKFLYFFNISQKQKVIVKRLLDLSYKEMMAYRGKSQFSLYCSSFIECFPTKDIPISITIEKLLQDISLNSPEITKAIAEKLPFLNLELLANLLSSREGVDASFLTKNSPLRDLQFEIVDFVVNSKKYKPVLEELLKKYDALSKTKAMYYPNSHYHLTKLRIIQGIAAIVHHTNIWRPEYLEFLLNEANQPSILYILELIVAQTIPDETISHLTEMLKSAKHLKMHSAQSIFCILYLLCRKKNSPDFCRTCFNAIYPWTMGQNFSCRLYAQIAILKIHKLLSDTQSQPQEKYITKSLLFSFYELSGNPEKNMERLKSDFRFNFLNENYLLSPTYIFRDIPRITGVAETEIVSYCNGEEDLKTIVHPWQQKQAPGVTSVQETYENIQTKIVPPEEFGHEDERKSSGLIVCASLVDNHPNLGGLARTCEIFGVQKFILNSLRDVENSQFLALSMSAEKWLMLEEVKKWQLIDFCAEMKRQGYTIVGAEQTSRSIKLPEVQFPEKSLLILGHEKEGLPADVIANLDIVVEIPQIGRLRSLNVHVTGSIFIYEYAKQHLI